The Strix uralensis isolate ZFMK-TIS-50842 chromosome 13, bStrUra1, whole genome shotgun sequence genome window below encodes:
- the LOC141949249 gene encoding homeobox protein CDX-4-like, whose amino-acid sequence MYVSSLLDNENSMYPGSARGNNNLPVQNFVSTPPYSDYMGYHPVPTLDTHGQPAGTWGSPYGPQREDWNAYGPGPSSTVAAAQINGSSPGQVSYSSADYSSLHPAGSGGLPPVDTINTQQISPNSQRHSSYEWMRKTVQANTTGKTRTKEKYRVVYTDHQRLELEKEFHCNRYITIRRKSELAANLGLSERQVKIWFQNRRAKERKMIKKKISQFDGSGGSAQSDSGSLSPNEIPSSLFPPPHGINGLQPNDIHQVIVSE is encoded by the exons ATGTATGTGAGCTCTCTCTTGGATAACGAGAACAGCATGTATCCAGGATCTGCAAGGGGGAACAACAACCTGCCAGTGCAAAACTTTGTGTCTACTCCACCCTATTCAGATTACATGGGATATCATCCTGTGCCAACTCTGGACACCCATGGACAGCCTGCAGGAACCTGGGGATCGCCCTATGGCCCACAGAGGGAGGACTGGAACGCTTACGGCCCAGGACCTTCCAGCACGGTTGCTGCTGCACAGATCAATGGCTCGTCTCCTGGACAGGTCTCCTACAGTTCTGCTGATTACAGCTCCCTCCATCCTGCTGGATCTGGGGGGTTACCTCCTGTAGATACAATTAATACACAGCAAATCTCTCCCAACAGCCAAAGGCACAGCTCTTATGAATGGATGAGGAAAACGGTGCAAGCTAACACTACTG gtaaaacaagaacaaaagaaaagtacCGAGTTGTTTACACAGATCATCAGAGACTAGAATTAGAGAAGGAATTTCACTGCAACAGATACATTACAATAAGGAGAAAGTCAGAACTTGCAGCAAACCTGGGACTATCTGAAAGACAG GTGAAAATCTGGTTCCAGAATCGCCgagctaaagaaagaaaaatgatcaaGAAGAAAATATCTCAGTTTGATGGCAGCGGTGGCTCAGCTCAGAGTGACTCTGGTTCACTCAGTCCAAATGAAATACCTAGCTCTCTGTTCCCACCACCACATGGAATAAATGGATTACAGCCTAATGACATTCATCAAGTCATAGTTTCAGaatga